A section of the Sphingomonas ginsenosidivorax genome encodes:
- a CDS encoding dicarboxylate/amino acid:cation symporter — MMRRWFAVPLWQRVLGGLALGLLLALVWPSAAPKVAFMGDLFIRAIRMLVAPIVLVTIASGITSLADPKRLGPLGGRAVGLFAAMTGLAVSVGMAVAMVIRPGEGAAIGSAIPKPLGPPVALYDQLVGIVPLNIVEALAKGDMLALIFVAILFGVGTVLAGEAGKPFATVLQSLSAVLLRIVGVVMELTPFGVFALIANAVAANGAGVFLNIGWLALSVVVGSLIQIVVVHSLMLRLLARVPVVRFFRGIVDALAVAFSTASSSATLPVAMTVAGRNLGIGKSVYSTVLPLGASIGKDGTAMYVGLLSVFSLQAFAVPVDAGVYGIVLLTGALAAFGTAPVPSASLFMLAAVLSAVGVAPEQTALVVGFVLPFDRLLDMTRTVPSASANLTVATVVARWEGELDDIAYRRESL, encoded by the coding sequence ATGATGCGGCGGTGGTTTGCGGTTCCCTTGTGGCAGCGCGTGCTCGGCGGGCTCGCGCTCGGGTTGCTGCTGGCGCTCGTGTGGCCGAGCGCGGCGCCGAAGGTCGCGTTCATGGGCGACCTGTTTATTCGGGCGATCCGGATGCTGGTCGCGCCGATCGTGCTGGTGACGATCGCGTCGGGGATCACGTCGCTGGCCGATCCCAAGCGGCTGGGGCCGCTCGGCGGGCGTGCGGTCGGGCTGTTCGCGGCGATGACGGGGCTCGCGGTCAGCGTCGGGATGGCGGTGGCGATGGTGATCCGGCCGGGCGAGGGGGCGGCGATAGGTAGCGCGATTCCGAAGCCGCTGGGGCCGCCGGTGGCGCTCTACGACCAGCTGGTCGGGATCGTCCCGCTCAACATCGTCGAAGCGCTCGCCAAGGGCGACATGCTCGCGCTGATCTTCGTGGCGATCCTGTTCGGGGTCGGGACGGTGCTGGCAGGCGAGGCGGGCAAGCCGTTCGCGACCGTGCTGCAGTCGTTGTCGGCGGTGCTGCTGAGGATCGTCGGCGTGGTGATGGAGCTGACGCCGTTCGGGGTGTTCGCGCTGATCGCCAACGCGGTCGCTGCCAATGGCGCGGGGGTGTTCCTCAACATCGGGTGGCTCGCGCTCAGCGTCGTGGTCGGGTCGCTGATCCAGATCGTCGTCGTCCACAGCCTGATGCTGCGGCTGCTCGCGCGGGTGCCGGTGGTGCGGTTCTTCCGCGGGATCGTCGATGCGTTGGCTGTTGCGTTCTCGACGGCGTCGTCTTCGGCGACGCTGCCGGTCGCGATGACGGTCGCGGGGCGCAACCTGGGGATCGGGAAGTCGGTGTACTCGACGGTGCTGCCGCTCGGCGCGAGCATCGGGAAGGATGGTACCGCGATGTATGTCGGGCTGCTGAGCGTGTTCAGCCTGCAGGCGTTCGCGGTGCCGGTCGATGCCGGGGTGTACGGGATCGTCCTGCTGACCGGCGCACTGGCAGCGTTCGGGACCGCGCCGGTGCCATCGGCGTCGCTGTTCATGCTCGCGGCGGTGCTGTCCGCGGTCGGCGTCGCGCCCGAGCAGACCGCGCTGGTGGTCGGCTTCGTGCTGCCGTTCGACCGGCTGCTCGACATGACGCGGACGGTGCCGTCGGCGAGCGCGAACCTGACGGTCGCGACGGTCGTGGCGCGGTGGGAGGGCGAACTCGACGATATCGCGTATCGCCGGGAGAGTCTCTAG
- a CDS encoding ATP-dependent helicase, which translates to MNQLAQTAQAEPPYLRGLNPPQREAVLTTDGPVLIIAGAGTGKTAALTARLAHLIFTRKAWPSEILSVTFTNKAAREMRERVGRLVGDAVEGMPWLGTFHAIAAKMLRRHAELVGLQSNFTILDTDDQLRLLKQLILAADIDEKRFPARSLAGLIDQWKNKGLVPADIDAGESERYANGRGGELYAQYQARLVALNACDFGDLLLHMLVILKRHRDVLAIYQQRFKYIMVDEYQDTNSSQYLWLRLLAQEHKNIACVGDDDQSIYSWRGAQVENILKFERDFPGAKVIRLEQNYRSTPHILGAASGVIANNGGRLGKQLWTELDVGEKVKVIGVWDGPEEARRVGEEIDAVRRSGKSLDEVAILVRAQHQTREFEDRFIAIGMPYKIVGGFRFYERAEIRDALAYLRVVNQPADDLAFERIVNVPKRGLGDKAVAKVHQLARATGVPLTTAAARILDTDELTGAAKKSLGRLVGDIARWRDMASSLPHAELARQLLDESGYTAMYQAEKSVEATGRLENLSELVRAMEEYDSLGAFLEHVSLVMDNEGGAQDPQVTIMTIHAAKGLEYDTVFCVGWEEGLFPSQRSLDEGGVKSLEEERRLAYVAITRARRLAVIIHAANRRIYGQWNSSIPSRFVGELPDEHIDAETTMSGGASLWQANWSEKADPFADVARGTGRGPGWQRAASPGSTFSSKPSRVVESRASAVSLGNKGRDDLSVGMRVFHQKFGYGAILVIEGNKLEIDFENAGQKRVMDSFVTLGG; encoded by the coding sequence GTGAACCAGCTCGCTCAGACCGCCCAAGCCGAACCGCCCTATCTCCGCGGCCTCAACCCGCCGCAGCGCGAGGCGGTACTGACCACCGACGGCCCCGTGCTGATCATCGCGGGCGCCGGCACCGGCAAGACCGCCGCGCTGACCGCACGACTCGCCCACCTGATCTTCACGCGGAAAGCGTGGCCCAGCGAGATCCTGTCGGTCACCTTCACCAACAAGGCCGCACGCGAGATGCGCGAGCGGGTCGGCCGACTCGTCGGCGACGCGGTCGAGGGCATGCCCTGGCTCGGCACCTTCCACGCGATCGCCGCCAAGATGCTGCGCCGCCATGCCGAGCTGGTCGGGCTGCAGTCGAACTTCACGATCCTCGACACCGACGACCAGCTGCGCCTGTTGAAGCAGCTGATCCTAGCCGCCGACATCGACGAAAAGCGCTTCCCCGCGCGGTCGCTCGCCGGGCTGATCGACCAATGGAAGAACAAGGGCCTCGTCCCCGCCGACATCGATGCCGGCGAATCCGAACGCTACGCCAACGGCCGCGGCGGCGAGTTGTACGCGCAGTACCAGGCCCGCCTCGTCGCTCTCAACGCGTGTGACTTTGGTGACCTTCTGCTCCACATGCTGGTCATCCTGAAGCGCCACCGCGACGTGCTCGCGATCTACCAGCAGCGCTTCAAATACATCATGGTCGACGAGTATCAGGATACCAACTCGTCGCAATATCTCTGGCTGCGGCTGCTCGCGCAGGAGCACAAGAACATCGCCTGCGTCGGTGACGACGACCAGTCGATCTATTCCTGGCGCGGCGCACAGGTCGAGAACATCCTGAAGTTCGAACGCGACTTCCCCGGCGCGAAGGTCATCCGTCTCGAACAGAATTACCGCAGCACCCCGCATATCCTGGGCGCGGCGTCGGGCGTGATCGCCAACAATGGCGGGCGCCTGGGGAAACAGCTCTGGACCGAGCTCGACGTCGGCGAGAAGGTCAAGGTCATCGGCGTCTGGGACGGCCCCGAGGAGGCGCGCCGCGTCGGCGAGGAGATCGACGCCGTCCGCCGCTCGGGCAAGAGCCTCGACGAAGTCGCGATCCTCGTCCGCGCGCAGCACCAGACGCGCGAGTTCGAGGACCGCTTCATCGCGATCGGGATGCCGTACAAGATCGTCGGGGGTTTTCGCTTCTACGAACGTGCCGAGATCCGCGACGCGCTCGCTTACTTACGTGTCGTCAACCAGCCCGCCGACGACCTCGCCTTCGAACGCATCGTCAACGTTCCCAAGCGAGGGCTCGGCGACAAGGCGGTGGCGAAGGTCCACCAGCTCGCCCGCGCGACGGGCGTGCCGCTGACCACCGCCGCCGCGCGCATCCTCGACACCGACGAACTGACCGGGGCCGCCAAGAAATCGCTCGGCCGCCTCGTCGGCGACATCGCGCGCTGGCGCGACATGGCGTCCAGCCTCCCCCACGCCGAGCTCGCGCGCCAGCTGCTCGACGAGAGCGGCTACACCGCGATGTACCAGGCCGAGAAATCGGTCGAGGCCACCGGCCGGCTCGAGAACCTCAGCGAGCTCGTCCGCGCGATGGAGGAATACGACTCGCTCGGCGCGTTCCTCGAACACGTCTCGCTGGTCATGGACAATGAGGGCGGCGCGCAGGACCCGCAGGTCACGATCATGACGATCCACGCCGCCAAGGGTCTCGAATACGACACCGTCTTCTGCGTCGGCTGGGAGGAAGGGCTGTTCCCCTCGCAACGCTCGCTCGACGAGGGCGGCGTGAAGAGCTTGGAGGAGGAACGCCGCCTCGCCTATGTCGCGATCACGCGCGCGCGGCGCCTTGCGGTCATCATCCACGCCGCCAACCGCCGCATCTACGGCCAGTGGAATTCGTCGATCCCGTCACGCTTCGTCGGCGAACTCCCCGACGAGCATATCGATGCCGAGACCACCATGTCGGGCGGCGCGAGCCTGTGGCAGGCGAACTGGTCCGAGAAGGCCGACCCGTTCGCCGACGTCGCGCGCGGCACCGGTCGCGGCCCGGGCTGGCAGCGCGCGGCGAGCCCCGGCAGCACCTTTTCGTCCAAGCCCTCGCGCGTCGTCGAATCGCGCGCCAGTGCGGTCAGCCTCGGCAACAAGGGCCGCGACGACCTCAGCGTCGGCATGCGCGTGTTCCACCAGAAGTTCGGCTATGGCGCGATCCTGGTGATCGAGGGCAACAAGCTCGAGATCGACTTCGAGAATGCCGGCCAGAAGCGGGTGATGGACAGCTTCGTGACGCTCGGCGGCTAG
- a CDS encoding response regulator — protein sequence MLFGKKTRRIVRLLLVEDEPLVAFDTEHFLGDADFTIVATVDRVADALPIIESDEVIHLLLVDVTLADGSGVDVARAAHARGVPVLFVTGNFPDEASAWASGCLAKPYAQRSLLASIAAIEGMLEGKKPSRLPPGFQLFERV from the coding sequence ATGCTATTCGGTAAGAAGACACGGCGGATCGTCCGCTTGCTGCTCGTCGAGGACGAGCCGCTGGTGGCGTTCGATACAGAACATTTCCTGGGCGACGCCGATTTCACGATCGTCGCCACGGTGGACCGCGTCGCGGACGCACTGCCGATCATCGAAAGCGACGAGGTCATCCATCTGCTGCTCGTCGACGTGACTCTGGCAGACGGGTCCGGGGTCGACGTGGCGCGCGCGGCGCATGCGCGCGGGGTGCCCGTGCTGTTCGTGACCGGCAATTTCCCCGACGAGGCGAGCGCCTGGGCGTCGGGCTGTCTCGCCAAGCCCTATGCGCAACGCAGCCTGCTGGCGTCGATCGCAGCGATCGAGGGGATGCTCGAGGGCAAAAAGCCCAGCCGCCTGCCGCCGGGGTTCCAGCTGTTCGAGCGGGTTTGA
- the dgcA gene encoding N-acetyl-D-Glu racemase DgcA produces the protein MLRTLVARRDAYPLATPFRISRGVKTLAEVVTVEIAEDGVVGRGEGVPYPRYGENVEGALAAIEAVRGALQDGADRAAIQRLMPAGAARNAVDCALWDLEVKRAGRAVTDILGVAPIGATPTAMTVGLDTPEKMAVAARALAGVPLIKIKVDRSDPEAQIRAVRDAAPGPRVIVDPNESWTFAEVERLQALLVDLQIDLLEQPLPADADEALDGYTPRVPIAADESAHVAGDVAALRRKYQVINIKLDKTGGLTGALALADAAEAAGLGVMTGSMIASSLSIAPALIVAARSAFVDLDGPLWLSADLPGGVCGRDGVLSVPEPGFWGTP, from the coding sequence ATGCTTCGCACCCTCGTCGCGCGTCGCGACGCTTACCCACTAGCCACGCCGTTCCGCATCTCGCGCGGGGTCAAGACGCTCGCGGAGGTAGTGACGGTCGAGATCGCCGAGGACGGCGTCGTCGGGCGCGGCGAGGGCGTTCCCTATCCGCGCTACGGGGAAAACGTGGAGGGTGCGCTGGCGGCGATCGAGGCGGTGCGCGGTGCGCTTCAGGACGGGGCGGACCGCGCCGCGATCCAGCGGCTGATGCCAGCGGGCGCCGCGCGTAATGCGGTCGACTGTGCGTTGTGGGACCTGGAGGTGAAGCGCGCGGGCCGGGCGGTGACCGATATCCTGGGCGTGGCGCCGATCGGTGCCACGCCGACCGCGATGACGGTAGGGCTCGATACTCCCGAGAAGATGGCAGTCGCGGCGCGTGCGCTGGCCGGCGTGCCGCTCATCAAGATCAAGGTCGATCGTAGCGACCCCGAAGCCCAGATCCGCGCGGTGCGCGACGCGGCGCCGGGCCCGCGCGTCATCGTCGATCCCAACGAGAGCTGGACCTTCGCCGAGGTGGAGCGGCTGCAGGCGCTGCTCGTCGACCTGCAGATCGACCTGCTCGAACAGCCGCTGCCCGCGGATGCGGACGAAGCGCTGGACGGATACACGCCGCGGGTCCCGATCGCGGCGGACGAGTCCGCGCATGTCGCGGGCGATGTCGCCGCGCTGCGTCGCAAATATCAGGTCATCAACATCAAGCTCGATAAGACCGGCGGGCTGACCGGTGCGCTCGCGCTCGCCGACGCGGCCGAGGCCGCGGGGCTGGGCGTGATGACGGGCAGCATGATCGCGTCGTCGCTGTCGATCGCGCCGGCGCTGATCGTCGCGGCGCGCTCGGCGTTCGTCGATCTGGACGGCCCGTTGTGGCTTTCCGCCGACCTGCCGGGCGGGGTATGCGGGCGGGACGGCGTGCTGAGCGTGCCGGAACCGGGCTTCTGGGGGACGCCCTGA
- a CDS encoding pseudouridine synthase, protein MTTSKDSDTPPEGTPVGTPSGTPTGDRIAKLLARAGIASRREIERMIEEGRVALNGTIVDTPATILRNLNGVTVDGDPVQPPEHARLFLYHKPPGLLVTERDPAGRPIIYDKLPKDLPRLVPVGRLDMNTEGLLLMTTDGGLKRTLELPASGVERAYRARAYGPITQAQLDELMEGVEIEGVRYGAINANIERRTGANVWIEMILTEGKNREVRRVLEYLGLQVSRLIRTRYGPFVLGELMPGQIGEVTQHDVVAFQKDLGKGKPAGPAERPNIGISASAGAGAGIGGRPNKPAALPVAGPIRTHRPVTERPARVKPERIRPTALQQRGDTTNPWARPEPGERTAARLPAQHSARPTGQRRDDDRDRGEALSTSPKIKHFRPAKPPRNAPPAPTRVGGSGPRRTDAQRTPYDASRPQRTRDDTARPQRTRDDAAPRTPIDKRAARSAGGRPGAEPRTFRPDTGGKPARPAGKGPSGGRGHPPRAPRGGKK, encoded by the coding sequence ATGACGACATCCAAAGACTCCGACACGCCGCCGGAAGGCACCCCTGTCGGGACACCGAGCGGCACCCCCACCGGTGACCGCATCGCAAAGCTCCTCGCCCGCGCCGGCATCGCCTCGCGCCGCGAGATCGAACGCATGATCGAAGAGGGTCGCGTGGCGCTCAACGGCACCATCGTCGATACGCCGGCGACGATCCTGCGCAACCTGAACGGCGTGACCGTCGACGGCGATCCCGTGCAGCCGCCCGAGCATGCGCGGCTGTTCCTCTACCACAAGCCACCCGGCCTGCTCGTCACCGAGCGGGATCCCGCCGGTCGCCCGATCATCTACGACAAGCTGCCCAAGGACCTGCCACGCCTCGTCCCCGTCGGCCGCCTCGACATGAATACCGAGGGGCTGTTGCTGATGACCACCGACGGTGGCCTCAAGCGCACGCTCGAACTCCCCGCGAGCGGCGTCGAGCGCGCCTATCGCGCGCGCGCCTATGGCCCGATCACGCAAGCGCAGCTCGACGAGCTGATGGAGGGCGTCGAGATCGAGGGGGTCCGCTACGGCGCGATCAACGCGAATATCGAGCGTCGCACCGGCGCCAACGTCTGGATCGAGATGATCCTGACCGAGGGCAAGAACCGCGAAGTCCGCCGCGTCCTCGAATATCTGGGCCTGCAGGTCTCGCGTCTGATCCGCACGCGCTACGGCCCGTTCGTGCTCGGCGAACTCATGCCCGGCCAGATCGGCGAAGTGACTCAGCACGACGTCGTCGCCTTCCAGAAGGACCTCGGCAAGGGCAAGCCCGCGGGCCCGGCCGAGCGTCCCAATATCGGCATCAGCGCGAGCGCCGGTGCCGGCGCGGGTATCGGTGGCCGTCCCAACAAGCCCGCCGCACTCCCCGTCGCGGGTCCGATCCGCACGCATCGCCCCGTCACCGAACGCCCGGCCCGCGTGAAGCCCGAGCGCATCCGCCCGACCGCGCTGCAGCAGCGCGGTGATACGACCAACCCGTGGGCGCGCCCCGAACCCGGCGAGCGCACCGCCGCTCGCCTCCCCGCCCAGCATTCGGCGCGGCCCACCGGGCAACGCCGCGACGACGACCGCGACCGCGGCGAGGCGCTAAGCACCAGCCCCAAGATCAAGCATTTCCGCCCCGCCAAGCCGCCCCGCAACGCGCCCCCCGCGCCAACGCGCGTCGGCGGCAGTGGCCCGCGCCGCACCGACGCGCAGCGCACGCCCTATGACGCGAGCCGCCCGCAGCGCACCCGCGACGATACCGCGCGGCCCCAGCGTACCCGCGACGACGCGGCACCGCGCACGCCGATCGACAAGCGCGCCGCGCGCAGCGCCGGCGGCCGGCCGGGTGCCGAGCCCCGCACCTTCCGTCCGGACACCGGCGGCAAACCCGCACGACCCGCCGGCAAGGGCCCATCGGGTGGCCGCGGCCATCCCCCCAGAGCGCCGCGTGGAGGCAAGAAGTAA
- a CDS encoding inorganic phosphate transporter, translating to MATTFTPHGESIASHSKPAHAGPRLDHALHPSTRWIFLAVLLGGLGYAGFSVFVDTAQVGENLAFGAFAFLALALLIALGFEFVNGFHDTANAVATVIYTHSMPAPLAVLWSGFFNFLGVVLSSGAVAYSIITLLPVDLILNVGSAGGFAMIFALLLAAILWNLATWFVGLPNSSSHALIGSILGVGLANQILRGGADGTSGVDMAQVWKVLSALAFSPLVGFAGALLLLLVMKRFVRDKTLYEAPKDQSPPPKGIRALLIGTCTAVSFAHGSNDGQKGMGLIMLILIGCAPTAYALNRTVPESATPGFVQAARAASSAYAAHANGPATNLAAARTVVTQALKTKRIDDPAVYGGLAALSNDVSDRIAGYGSLGKVPAAATPNLRNDMYLVLDTTKLVASDTRAQARFTAQEVGVLKAYGTQLEHGTRYIPLWVKVTVALALGLGTMVGWKRIVVTVGERIGKSHLTYGMGASAELMAAATIMLADRYGLPVSTTHILSSGVAGASVANGGGLQRRTVRNMILAWVMTLPVAMLLAGVLYWALLGVAQGMGY from the coding sequence ATGGCAACCACCTTTACACCGCACGGTGAATCGATCGCGTCGCACTCCAAGCCGGCGCATGCCGGACCGAGGCTCGACCACGCGCTCCATCCCTCGACCCGCTGGATCTTCCTCGCCGTGCTGCTCGGCGGTCTGGGCTATGCCGGGTTCAGCGTCTTCGTCGATACCGCGCAGGTCGGCGAGAACCTGGCGTTCGGGGCGTTCGCGTTCCTCGCGCTCGCGCTGCTGATCGCGCTGGGGTTCGAATTCGTAAACGGCTTCCACGATACCGCCAACGCGGTCGCGACGGTGATTTACACGCACTCGATGCCGGCGCCGCTGGCCGTGCTGTGGTCGGGGTTCTTCAACTTCCTGGGCGTGGTGCTGTCGTCGGGCGCCGTCGCCTATTCGATCATCACGCTGTTGCCGGTCGATCTGATCCTCAACGTCGGCAGCGCGGGCGGGTTCGCGATGATCTTCGCGCTGCTGCTCGCCGCGATCCTGTGGAATCTCGCGACGTGGTTCGTGGGGCTGCCCAATTCGTCGAGCCATGCGCTGATCGGATCGATCCTGGGCGTGGGCCTCGCCAACCAGATCCTGCGCGGCGGCGCCGACGGGACGTCGGGCGTCGACATGGCGCAGGTCTGGAAAGTGCTCTCCGCGCTGGCGTTCAGCCCGCTGGTCGGGTTCGCGGGCGCCCTGTTGCTGTTGCTGGTGATGAAGCGGTTCGTGCGCGACAAGACGCTGTACGAGGCGCCGAAGGATCAGTCGCCGCCGCCAAAGGGGATCCGTGCGCTGTTGATCGGCACCTGCACCGCGGTCAGCTTCGCGCATGGCAGCAACGACGGGCAGAAGGGCATGGGGCTGATTATGCTGATCCTGATCGGCTGCGCCCCGACCGCCTATGCGCTCAACCGCACCGTGCCCGAGAGCGCGACGCCGGGGTTCGTGCAGGCTGCGCGCGCCGCGTCGTCGGCCTATGCGGCGCACGCCAACGGCCCGGCCACCAATCTCGCCGCCGCCCGCACGGTGGTCACGCAGGCGCTGAAGACCAAGCGGATCGACGATCCGGCGGTGTATGGCGGGCTTGCCGCGCTGTCGAACGACGTATCGGATCGCATCGCGGGCTATGGTTCGCTCGGCAAGGTGCCCGCCGCGGCGACGCCGAACCTGCGCAACGACATGTACCTGGTGCTCGACACGACCAAGCTGGTCGCGTCCGACACGCGTGCACAGGCCCGCTTCACCGCGCAGGAGGTGGGAGTCCTCAAGGCGTATGGCACGCAGCTCGAGCACGGCACGCGCTACATCCCGCTATGGGTGAAGGTCACGGTCGCGCTGGCGCTGGGGCTGGGCACGATGGTCGGCTGGAAGCGGATCGTCGTCACGGTCGGCGAGCGGATCGGCAAGTCGCATCTGACGTACGGCATGGGCGCGTCGGCCGAGCTGATGGCGGCGGCGACGATCATGCTGGCGGACCGCTATGGCCTGCCGGTGTCGACCACGCACATCCTGTCGTCGGGCGTCGCCGGCGCGAGCGTCGCGAACGGCGGGGGGCTGCAGCGGCGCACGGTGCGCAACATGATCCTCGCCTGGGTGATGACGCTGCCGGTGGCGATGCTGCTCGCTGGCGTGCTGTACTGGGCGCTGCTCGGCGTCGCGCAGGGCATGGGGTATTGA
- the rsmD gene encoding 16S rRNA (guanine(966)-N(2))-methyltransferase RsmD — protein MRIIAGKWRGRPIVAPKGEDTRPTADRTREALFSMLISRVGSFEGLAVADLFAGSGSLGIEALSRGAASCLFVEQDRFAVDALRANLTKLDVRADVRATSVMALGPAPAALDVIMMDPPYGTGAGLVALDKLARLGWTNAATWISIETGKQEVVELPGFDVDATRVYGKARITLLRAA, from the coding sequence ATGCGTATCATCGCCGGAAAATGGCGCGGCCGCCCGATTGTCGCCCCCAAGGGTGAGGACACCCGCCCGACCGCGGACCGCACGCGCGAGGCGCTGTTCTCGATGCTGATCAGCCGCGTCGGCAGCTTCGAGGGGTTGGCGGTCGCCGACCTTTTCGCCGGCTCGGGCTCGCTCGGGATCGAGGCCCTGTCGCGCGGCGCGGCGTCGTGCCTGTTCGTCGAACAGGACCGGTTCGCGGTCGATGCGTTGAGGGCCAACCTCACCAAGCTCGACGTCCGCGCCGACGTCCGCGCGACTTCGGTGATGGCGCTCGGCCCGGCGCCGGCGGCGCTCGACGTCATCATGATGGACCCCCCCTACGGCACCGGCGCCGGCCTTGTCGCGCTCGACAAGCTCGCCCGCCTCGGCTGGACCAACGCCGCGACCTGGATCAGCATCGAGACCGGCAAACAGGAAGTCGTCGAGCTGCCCGGCTTCGACGTCGACGCCACGCGGGTCTACGGCAAGGCGCGGATCACGCTGCTGAGAGCGGCGTAA
- a CDS encoding MFS transporter translates to MTTLRSHRRILAASLVGTAVEFYDFYIYATAAALVYGPLFFSGQSPGAQLLLSYATFGLAFVARPVGAVLFGHFGDRVGRKSTLVASLVLMGGSTVAIAFLPTYAQVGWIAPALLCLMRLGQGLGLGGEWGGAALLAVENAPAHRRNTWGMFPPLGAPVGFLAANGLFLVIGLVLDDAQFLAWGWRIPFLLSAVLVALGLWVRLKLVETPAFLEAEAAEAIPKVPIATLLTQHLRPTLAGTFGVIACFALFYLATAFALGYGTKTLGYSREAFLAVELVAIWFLAGGVIVASVLADRHSAGRMLAIGFAGCVLVGAAMGPMLGAGSLFVVWLWLSGALFVMGFAYGPLGGWLPSLFPAGVRYTGVSMTFNLGGVLGGALAPIVAEALAPHGLWMVGLYLMGAGVLSLGGLAMLGRPR, encoded by the coding sequence ATGACGACGCTTCGCTCCCATCGCCGCATCCTCGCCGCCAGCCTGGTCGGCACCGCGGTCGAATTCTACGATTTCTACATCTATGCGACCGCGGCCGCGCTGGTGTACGGGCCGCTGTTCTTCAGCGGGCAGTCGCCGGGGGCGCAGCTGTTGCTGTCCTATGCGACGTTCGGGCTCGCCTTCGTCGCGCGGCCGGTGGGCGCGGTGCTGTTCGGGCATTTCGGCGACCGCGTCGGGCGCAAGTCGACTTTGGTCGCGAGCCTGGTGCTGATGGGCGGGTCTACCGTCGCGATCGCGTTCCTGCCGACCTATGCGCAGGTCGGGTGGATCGCGCCTGCGCTGCTGTGCCTGATGCGGCTGGGGCAGGGGCTGGGGCTGGGCGGCGAATGGGGCGGGGCGGCGTTGCTCGCGGTCGAGAACGCGCCGGCGCATCGTCGCAATACGTGGGGGATGTTCCCGCCGCTCGGCGCGCCGGTCGGGTTCCTGGCCGCGAACGGGCTGTTCCTGGTGATCGGGCTGGTGCTCGACGACGCGCAGTTCCTCGCCTGGGGGTGGCGGATCCCGTTCCTGCTGAGCGCGGTGCTGGTGGCGCTGGGGCTGTGGGTGCGGCTGAAGCTGGTCGAGACGCCGGCATTCCTCGAGGCGGAGGCGGCCGAGGCGATCCCGAAGGTGCCGATCGCGACGTTGCTGACGCAGCATCTGCGGCCGACGCTGGCGGGGACGTTCGGCGTGATCGCGTGCTTCGCGCTCTTCTATCTCGCGACGGCGTTCGCGCTCGGATACGGCACCAAGACGCTCGGCTATTCGCGCGAGGCGTTCCTCGCAGTCGAGCTGGTGGCGATCTGGTTCCTTGCAGGCGGCGTGATCGTCGCGAGCGTGCTGGCGGACCGGCATTCGGCGGGACGGATGCTGGCGATCGGCTTTGCGGGATGCGTGCTGGTCGGCGCGGCGATGGGGCCGATGCTGGGCGCGGGATCGCTGTTCGTGGTGTGGCTGTGGCTGTCGGGCGCTTTGTTCGTGATGGGGTTCGCCTACGGACCGCTCGGCGGGTGGCTGCCGAGCCTGTTTCCTGCGGGCGTGCGCTACACCGGCGTGTCGATGACGTTCAACCTCGGCGGCGTGCTGGGCGGGGCGCTGGCGCCGATCGTGGCGGAGGCGCTGGCGCCGCACGGGTTGTGGATGGTCGGGCTGTACCTGATGGGCGCGGGGGTCTTGAGCCTGGGTGGGTTGGCGATGCTCGGGCGGCCTCGGTAA
- a CDS encoding VOC family protein produces MFNHVMVGSNDIERSKRFYDAVLGVLGAGEPARNVTDSGHVRLFYRHAGNAFAVSQPIDDQPATPGNGSTIGFKCESLEQVQAFHDAAVANGGSSIEAAPGPRDTGLGRLNLGYVRDPDGNKLCAIHRG; encoded by the coding sequence ATGTTCAACCACGTGATGGTCGGATCGAACGATATCGAGCGGTCCAAGCGGTTCTACGACGCCGTGCTGGGCGTGCTCGGTGCGGGCGAGCCGGCTCGGAACGTCACGGACAGCGGGCACGTCCGGCTGTTCTACCGCCACGCCGGCAATGCGTTCGCGGTCAGCCAGCCGATCGACGACCAGCCTGCGACGCCGGGGAATGGCAGCACCATCGGGTTCAAGTGCGAGTCGCTCGAACAGGTCCAGGCGTTCCACGATGCCGCCGTCGCCAATGGCGGAAGCTCGATCGAAGCCGCGCCGGGACCGCGTGACACGGGGCTGGGGCGGCTCAACCTCGGCTATGTCCGCGACCCCGACGGCAACAAGCTGTGCGCGATCCATCGCGGCTAG